CGAGGAGAAGCAGCTGAAGTACGGCTACGGCTGCCAGCCTCTGCGCCCACTCGTCAGTTTTGTAAACCCCGAGCTGTTTTTCACGCTGCCCGCCCACCAGATTGCCAACGGCGTGGCCGATATGATGAGCCATATCTTCGAGCGCTATTTTTCCCACACGCCCCATGTGGACCTGACCGACGCGCTGTGCGAGAGCACGCTGCGGACCATCATGCGAAGCGCCCCGCTCGTGCGGGAAAATCCGAGCAATTACGAGGCCTGGTGCGAGGTGGGCTTTGGCGGCACCGTGGCACACATCGACCTCCTGGGCCTGGGCCGCGCGCAGGACTGGGCCTGCCACGGCATGGAGCACGAACTCTCGGCTCTCTACGACGTCGCCCACGGCGCGGGCCTCGCGGTGCTGACGCCGAACTGGATGCAGTACGTCTACCGCGAAAACGTCCCTCTGTTTGTACAGTTTGCCGTGAACATCATGGGCGTGAGCGGCAGCTACCGCGACCCGGACGCCCTCGTGGCGGAGGGCATCGCCCGTCTGCGCGCGTTCTTCAGGACGATGGGCCTGCCGGGCACGCTGACGGAACTCGGCATCGGCCAGGAAAACCTGGAACTGATGGCCAAAAAAGCCACCGGCGCCGCCTTCGGCGCGGAGTCCCCCCTGGGCGGCCTCAAAAAGCTCGCCTG
This window of the Oscillospiraceae bacterium genome carries:
- a CDS encoding iron-containing alcohol dehydrogenase, which produces MLNFDYCSPTRLIFGKGVHREVGDVLKPHTQKLLLHYGGQSIRKSGLYDEITASLRRAGLPFTELGGVVPNPRLGLVREGIDICRQEGVDLILAVGGGSVIDSSKAIAAGYYYNGDVWDLYESGRPVDKALPVAAVLTIPAAGSEASNSTVITNEEKQLKYGYGCQPLRPLVSFVNPELFFTLPAHQIANGVADMMSHIFERYFSHTPHVDLTDALCESTLRTIMRSAPLVRENPSNYEAWCEVGFGGTVAHIDLLGLGRAQDWACHGMEHELSALYDVAHGAGLAVLTPNWMQYVYRENVPLFVQFAVNIMGVSGSYRDPDALVAEGIARLRAFFRTMGLPGTLTELGIGQENLELMAKKATGAAFGAESPLGGLKKLAWQDVLNIYRLSL